The following proteins come from a genomic window of Natronosalvus vescus:
- a CDS encoding 3-dehydroquinate synthase II: MTRAVWVKADDTVGDWDARRKRITTALEAGADWVLVDEQDTERVRELGDISVAAFRTDGDVTLIDDAEDPEPESQPDAFVTGKEGEGDGTIDLPNDFSGSADLSTLRRSSPVAHGAYVRIRGKDYETFAEAAAEVADYTIVIGEDWTIIPLENLIARIGEETTLVAGVTTAEEAKTAFETLEIGADAVLVDTDDPDEIRRTVDVRDAAERESLDLEWGTVTEIEPVGSADRVCVDTGSLFDHDEGMLVGSMSRGLVFVHAETAESPYVASRPFRVNAGAVHAYVRTPEGGTKYLSELRSGDEVQVIDTAGHTREAIVGRVKIEKRPMFRVALETDGGDHIETLLQNAETIKVSTKDGRRAVTDLSPGDAVRLYYDDTARHFGEAVEESIIEK; this comes from the coding sequence ATGACCAGAGCTGTCTGGGTGAAAGCCGACGACACCGTTGGTGACTGGGACGCCCGACGCAAGCGGATCACGACCGCCCTCGAGGCCGGCGCTGACTGGGTGCTCGTCGACGAACAGGACACCGAACGAGTACGCGAGCTTGGCGACATCTCCGTCGCTGCCTTCCGTACCGACGGGGACGTTACCCTGATCGACGACGCAGAGGATCCGGAACCGGAGAGCCAGCCGGACGCATTCGTCACCGGCAAGGAGGGCGAAGGTGACGGCACCATCGACCTCCCCAACGACTTTTCCGGATCGGCGGATCTCTCGACGCTCCGTCGCAGTAGCCCCGTCGCTCACGGCGCGTACGTCCGCATCCGGGGGAAGGACTACGAAACGTTCGCCGAGGCCGCCGCTGAGGTGGCCGACTACACGATCGTCATCGGCGAGGACTGGACGATCATCCCGCTCGAGAACCTGATCGCCCGCATCGGCGAGGAAACGACGCTCGTCGCCGGCGTCACGACCGCCGAAGAGGCGAAGACGGCGTTCGAAACGCTCGAGATCGGAGCAGACGCCGTCCTTGTCGATACGGACGACCCGGACGAAATCCGCCGTACGGTCGACGTTCGCGACGCCGCCGAACGGGAATCGCTCGACCTCGAGTGGGGAACGGTGACCGAGATCGAACCCGTCGGCTCGGCCGACCGCGTCTGCGTGGATACCGGGAGCCTGTTCGACCACGACGAGGGGATGCTCGTGGGGTCGATGTCACGCGGCCTGGTGTTCGTCCACGCCGAAACGGCCGAGTCGCCGTACGTTGCCTCCCGCCCGTTCCGGGTCAACGCGGGGGCCGTCCACGCGTACGTCCGGACGCCCGAGGGCGGTACGAAGTACCTCTCCGAGCTCAGAAGCGGCGACGAGGTTCAGGTCATCGACACCGCCGGCCACACCCGCGAAGCGATCGTTGGCCGGGTCAAAATCGAGAAACGGCCGATGTTCCGCGTGGCGCTCGAGACCGACGGTGGCGATCACATCGAGACGCTCCTGCAGAACGCCGAGACGATCAAAGTCTCGACGAAAGACGGCCGCCGTGCGGTTACCGATCTCTCACCAGGCGACGCGGTTCGCCTCTACTACGACGACACGGCCCGACACTTCGGCGAAGCCGTCGAAGAGAGCATCATCGAAAAGTAG
- a CDS encoding zinc ribbon domain-containing protein, with the protein MTLVRALVAASLSLVFPGIGHAVLRDWIRALFFAGLFVTAVAISFSTTQLSAMTSFDATWTILTEETSSVDRFLLAFLALFTATDALFRGLGAVGGSGDHDGPTCPHCNRPLDEELEFCHWCTTRLEPPAEDESVSP; encoded by the coding sequence ATGACGCTGGTTCGTGCGCTCGTCGCCGCCTCGCTCTCGCTGGTGTTCCCCGGCATCGGCCACGCCGTGCTCCGTGACTGGATACGTGCGCTGTTCTTCGCCGGGTTGTTCGTCACGGCGGTCGCCATCTCGTTTTCGACGACGCAGTTGAGCGCGATGACGTCATTCGACGCAACGTGGACGATTCTCACCGAGGAAACCAGCAGCGTCGATCGATTCCTCCTGGCGTTTCTCGCCCTGTTTACCGCGACCGACGCGCTCTTTCGGGGTCTCGGTGCCGTCGGTGGGAGCGGCGACCACGATGGGCCAACGTGCCCCCACTGCAACCGCCCGCTCGATGAGGAACTCGAGTTCTGTCACTGGTGTACGACCCGACTCGAGCCGCCGGCGGAGGACGAATCGGTGTCACCGTAG
- a CDS encoding DUF7344 domain-containing protein → MTNIPHAIDTLGGTAEQIPEDSPSRDEVFTVLSNQRRRWVLYYLKRDETGQTDLRTLVDALTAWEYEMPIEDISWKKRKRIYTALRQSHLPKLADAGIIEYDRSRGTVELTEDAREVQMYLEYVPAHDIPWSQYYLGLSAVGTLLIALVWASVYPFQGLSGQVLSAIILLMFGVSSLVHHSHLRRSALGARDEPPR, encoded by the coding sequence GTGACGAATATTCCACACGCCATTGACACACTGGGGGGTACTGCAGAACAGATTCCGGAGGATTCACCGTCTCGAGACGAGGTATTCACCGTGCTGAGCAATCAGCGCAGGCGATGGGTTCTCTATTATCTCAAACGTGACGAAACGGGACAAACCGACTTGCGAACACTCGTCGATGCGCTCACCGCGTGGGAGTACGAGATGCCAATCGAGGACATTTCCTGGAAGAAGCGCAAGCGCATCTACACGGCGTTGCGCCAGTCACACCTGCCGAAACTGGCCGACGCAGGCATCATCGAGTACGACCGCTCGAGGGGGACGGTCGAGTTGACGGAGGATGCACGGGAGGTACAGATGTACCTCGAGTACGTCCCCGCACACGACATTCCATGGAGTCAGTACTATCTCGGGTTGAGCGCGGTTGGAACGCTGTTGATCGCACTCGTCTGGGCCTCGGTGTACCCGTTTCAGGGGTTGTCCGGACAGGTGCTTTCGGCGATCATCCTCCTGATGTTTGGCGTCTCCTCGCTGGTTCACCACTCTCACCTGCGCCGGAGTGCGCTGGGTGCACGTGACGAGCCACCGCGGTGA